A region of the Pseudomonas asiatica genome:
GCTTCGCGGGCTCGCCCGCTCCCACAGGGCCTGGGCGATCTCCTACAGGATTTGACCGGCTTACTCGCCAGTGGCTACGCCATGCTGCGGATCGTTGATCCACTCACTCCACGACCCGGCATACAGCTTGCCCAGCGGGTACCCGGCCAACGCCAGGGCAAACAGGTTATGACACGCCGTCACCCCTGACCCGCAATACGCCACCAACTGCTCCGGCGCCCGCCCGGCCAGCTTTTCGGCAAAGCGCTGTTTTAGCTGGTCCGGCTGCAGAAAACGCCCATCAGCCCCCAGGTTATCGGTGAACGCCGCGCACTGCGCCCCCGGAATATGCCCCGCCACCGGGTCGATCGGTTCCACTTCGCCACGGAAACGCGGCAAGGCACGCGCATCGATCAAGGTCAGGTCTGCGTTACCCAAGCGCTTGGCCAGGTGCTCGGCATCGATCAGCAGCTTGCCGTCCGGCTCACCGTTGAAGGTGCCTTCCCGCTTGAGCGGCGGGTCCAGGCTGAGCGGCAGGTGCGCCGCATGCCAGGCCCTCAGGCCACCGTCGAGGATCGCCACGCCGCTGCGCTTGCCCAGCCAGGCCAGCAGCCACCAGGCACGGGCAGCAAAAGCGCCAGGGCCGTCGTCGTACAGCACCACCTCGCTGTCATCGTCCAGGCCCCACTCTCGCAGGCTCTCGACCAGCCCGCGCGCATCCGGCAACGGGTGGCGCCCGGTGCGCCCCTTGCTCACCGGCCCGCTGAGGTCACGCTCCAGGTCGGCAAAATGCGCCCCGGCAATATGCCCCTGGGCATAGCTGCGTTGGCCATAGTCCACATCCTCGAGGGCGAAGCGGCAGTCGAGGATCACCAACTTGGGCGAGCCCAGACGCTCGGCCAACTGCTGCGGGGTGATCAATTGCGCAAGGGGCATGACAATCTCCTGATCGATGGCACTATCGATAGCACTGAGGCCCTGGGTTAGTGCTCCAGGGCCTGGTTGAACGGTACATGGAATTCCTGGCACAGGGCGTCCACGGCATTGCGGGCGTTGTCGGTGACGAAACCGAGCTCCAGCACCAGTACCTGGTAGACGCCGCGCTTGAAGGCTTCTTCACCCAGGTGCGCGGAATGCTCCCGCGTGGTGCTGAGAAAACGTACCCAGGACGTCAACACGATCCAGGCGTTGATGGTCAGCGATTCGATCTGCGCTGGTGCCATGGCCAGGATGCCCGCCTCGACGAAGCCGCGGTAGATCGCCTGGCCCTGGCGCAGGCAGCGCTCGGAAAAGCGCCGATAACGGGCGGCCAGTTCCGGGTCGCTGTCCAGCAGGTGCTCCAGGTCGCGGTGCAGAAAACGGTAGTTCCACATCGCCGCCAGCAGGGCCTTGAGGTAGAAGCGCTTGTCCTCCACGGTCGCCGCGCGGCCTTGCGGCGGGCGCAGGAAGCTGTCCACCAGCTCTTCGTACTGGCTGAACAGCAAAGCGATGATCGCCTGCTTGTTGGGGAAGTGGTAATACAGGTTGCCGGGCGAAATTTCCATGTGCGCGGCAATGTGGTTGGTACTGACGCTGCGTTCGCCCTGCTGGTTGAACAGCTCGAGGCTGTTCTGCACGATGCGCTCTCGGGTCTTCATGCGCGGGGCCATGCTCAGCTCCCAGTCTGCGGGCCTTCATCAAAGGGTCATCTTACGGCGTATTGGCGGTGGAATGCACCGCTCGACAACGCGGAAAAATTCGCACCATCGTACAAATTAGAGTATAGGCTCTAGGGATTCCCTGCCCGGACTCGACGCCGCCATGAACTCGCCCAGTGCCTTGCCCCCTGTGCAATCCGACCTCGACCTTGCGGCGACGTTCGCCACCCAGCGCCAGGCCTTTGCCGACAACCCCCTGCCAGCGGCGACGCAGCGGCGCCAATGG
Encoded here:
- a CDS encoding sulfurtransferase is translated as MPLAQLITPQQLAERLGSPKLVILDCRFALEDVDYGQRSYAQGHIAGAHFADLERDLSGPVSKGRTGRHPLPDARGLVESLREWGLDDDSEVVLYDDGPGAFAARAWWLLAWLGKRSGVAILDGGLRAWHAAHLPLSLDPPLKREGTFNGEPDGKLLIDAEHLAKRLGNADLTLIDARALPRFRGEVEPIDPVAGHIPGAQCAAFTDNLGADGRFLQPDQLKQRFAEKLAGRAPEQLVAYCGSGVTACHNLFALALAGYPLGKLYAGSWSEWINDPQHGVATGE
- a CDS encoding TetR/AcrR family transcriptional regulator → MAPRMKTRERIVQNSLELFNQQGERSVSTNHIAAHMEISPGNLYYHFPNKQAIIALLFSQYEELVDSFLRPPQGRAATVEDKRFYLKALLAAMWNYRFLHRDLEHLLDSDPELAARYRRFSERCLRQGQAIYRGFVEAGILAMAPAQIESLTINAWIVLTSWVRFLSTTREHSAHLGEEAFKRGVYQVLVLELGFVTDNARNAVDALCQEFHVPFNQALEH